In the genome of Pseudarthrobacter sp. IC2-21, one region contains:
- a CDS encoding deoxyribodipyrimidine photo-lyase: protein MASRDASTIVWLRDDLRLDDNPALSHAVDIGLPLTVVYILDEESPGVRPLGGAVKWWLHHSLASLAAALKDAGSTLVLRRGPAGPVIRGLEEETGAQHLLWNRRYGGPERAVDAEIKTWAAENGIDAASFQASLLYEPWTITTGSGGPYKVFTPFWRACMASGEPRKPMDAPTHLPSPGAGRVASDVLSEWSLLPVSPDWSGGLARTWQPGEAGAHSRLDDFLDGPVNEYGDGRDVPGMEGTSRLSPHLRFGEISPFRVWHEIRLRFPREATPDVGIFRSELGWREFCWQLLYVNPQLATRNYRPEFDRFEWQEPAAAELEAWQQGRTGYPLVDAGMRQLWQTGWMHNRVRMAAASFLVKNLLADWRLGEAWFWDTLVDADAASNPANWQWVAGSGADASPYFRIFNPVTQSKKFDAEGRYLREFIPELAPLDRKAIHEPWKSLGLEGYPAPVVGLPESRERALATYQRLKDTQG from the coding sequence ATGGCCTCCCGCGACGCATCCACCATCGTTTGGCTCCGTGATGATCTCCGGCTGGACGACAATCCTGCCCTGTCACACGCCGTCGACATCGGCCTGCCGCTGACCGTGGTCTACATCCTCGACGAGGAATCGCCAGGAGTCCGGCCGCTTGGAGGTGCGGTCAAGTGGTGGCTGCACCATTCCCTCGCATCCCTTGCGGCGGCCCTGAAAGATGCCGGCTCCACACTGGTCCTCCGCCGGGGACCGGCGGGTCCGGTGATTCGCGGGCTGGAAGAGGAAACCGGCGCGCAGCACCTGCTGTGGAATCGACGCTACGGCGGCCCTGAACGGGCAGTGGACGCCGAAATCAAAACCTGGGCGGCGGAGAATGGCATCGATGCCGCCAGCTTCCAGGCCAGCCTGCTTTACGAACCGTGGACCATCACCACGGGCAGCGGGGGCCCGTACAAAGTCTTCACACCGTTCTGGCGGGCCTGCATGGCGTCAGGAGAACCCCGTAAGCCGATGGACGCCCCCACGCACCTCCCCTCCCCCGGCGCGGGGAGAGTGGCCAGTGACGTCCTGTCAGAGTGGTCCTTGCTGCCCGTCTCACCGGACTGGAGCGGCGGGCTGGCCAGGACCTGGCAGCCCGGGGAGGCCGGCGCCCACAGCCGACTGGACGATTTCCTGGACGGCCCGGTGAACGAGTACGGCGACGGCCGGGACGTGCCCGGCATGGAGGGCACCAGCCGGCTGTCCCCGCATCTGCGTTTCGGCGAAATCAGTCCGTTCCGGGTCTGGCACGAGATCCGCCTCCGCTTTCCACGCGAGGCGACGCCCGACGTCGGCATCTTCCGGTCCGAGCTCGGCTGGCGGGAGTTCTGCTGGCAGCTGCTCTATGTCAATCCGCAGCTTGCGACCCGCAACTACCGGCCGGAGTTTGACCGCTTCGAGTGGCAGGAACCCGCCGCCGCGGAACTGGAAGCCTGGCAGCAGGGCCGGACCGGTTATCCGCTGGTGGACGCCGGGATGCGGCAGCTGTGGCAGACCGGATGGATGCATAACCGGGTACGGATGGCCGCGGCGTCGTTTCTGGTCAAGAACCTCCTTGCCGATTGGAGGTTGGGGGAAGCATGGTTCTGGGACACCCTGGTGGACGCGGACGCGGCCAGCAACCCGGCGAACTGGCAGTGGGTGGCAGGCTCCGGTGCCGACGCTTCACCCTATTTCCGGATCTTCAATCCGGTGACGCAGAGCAAAAAATTCGACGCTGAGGGCAGGTACCTTCGCGAGTTCATCCCCGAGCTGGCACCGCTGGACCGCAAGGCCATCCACGAGCCATGGAAATCACTGGGCCTTGAAGGCTACCCCGCACCGGTGGTGGGCCTCCCTGAGTCCCGTGAGCGTGCGCTGGCCACCTACCAGAGGCTTAAGGACACCCAGGGCTGA
- a CDS encoding PspA/IM30 family protein, whose translation MVKQSIFGRIAQLAKANINSLLDNAEDPQKMLDQMVRDYTNNIAEAESAVAQTIGNLRMLEDDYREDVKNAQDWGNKALAASRKADEYRAGGDTVDAEKFDNLAKVALQRQMSAENEAKGAEPSIASQREVVDKLKSGLDQMKGKLNELTSKRNELVARSKTAAAQSQVHDAIKSIDFMDPTSEVGRFEEKIRREEAKVRGQQELAASSLDAQFNQLEDLGEQTEIEARLAALKSGGAKPALGASGSSVPAGSTVDEADFDKL comes from the coding sequence ATGGTTAAGCAGTCCATTTTCGGCCGCATCGCGCAGCTTGCAAAGGCAAACATCAACTCTTTGCTGGACAACGCTGAGGATCCGCAGAAGATGCTGGACCAGATGGTCCGGGACTACACGAACAACATCGCCGAGGCCGAATCCGCCGTGGCCCAGACCATCGGGAACCTCCGGATGCTCGAGGACGACTACCGCGAGGACGTCAAGAACGCGCAGGACTGGGGCAACAAGGCCCTCGCAGCCTCGCGGAAGGCGGACGAATACCGGGCCGGCGGCGACACTGTTGATGCCGAGAAGTTCGATAACCTCGCCAAGGTGGCCCTGCAGCGCCAAATGTCCGCCGAGAACGAAGCCAAGGGAGCAGAGCCCAGCATCGCTTCGCAGCGCGAAGTGGTGGACAAGCTCAAGAGCGGCCTCGATCAGATGAAGGGCAAGCTCAACGAACTGACCAGCAAGCGGAATGAGCTGGTGGCCCGCTCCAAGACGGCCGCGGCGCAGTCCCAGGTGCATGATGCGATCAAGAGCATCGACTTCATGGACCCCACCAGCGAAGTTGGCCGTTTCGAAGAGAAGATCCGCCGCGAAGAGGCGAAGGTCCGCGGCCAGCAGGAGCTTGCCGCATCGAGCCTGGACGCCCAGTTCAACCAGCTCGAGGACCTCGGCGAGCAGACCGAGATCGAGGCTCGTCTAGCCGCCCTGAAGTCCGGCGGTGCCAAGCCGGCCCTGGGCGCCTCGGGGTCGTCGGTTCCGGCAGGGTCCACCGTGGACGAAGCTGATTTCGATAAGCTGTAG